From one Formosa sediminum genomic stretch:
- the mrdA gene encoding penicillin-binding protein 2, which translates to MRQILLFFTIITVGVIFIFRLFYLQIYSSTANNLYEDNAIRKVYDYPKRGFVYDRNGNLLVSNQSSYDVMVIPREVKPLDTVEFCNLLKIDKAKFIKTYKKAYHYSPRLPSVFVSHLSKEDYAVLQEKMRKFEGFYIQKRSLRHYEASIGANVLGDIGEVNNAIIKKDPYYKMGDLIGKQGVELSYEDVLRGKKGIKFIQKNRFNKNIGPYKNGKFDTLPVPGKDITITIDAQLQAYGEQLMQHKRGGIIAIEPSTGEILTMISAPTYDPNALVGRKRSQNFTKLYNDSIAKPTYDRGLLAQYPPGSPFKVLNALIGLQEGVVTAEDKFTCNHGYSYGKNEKMGCHSHPSPLAMDMGIYESCNAYFANVYRRIIEKYDSPYEGMNVWNKHVTSFGLGDYLGYDLKIGSPGRIPSGDFYDKWYGKNRWRTTFTLSNAIGQGEVEATPIQLANMVAAIANRGYFYTPHIIKTIENQDIDAQYTTPRHTTIDKENFAPVIQGMYDVYNKGTAASLQVQGIEICGKTGTAENFTKIDGVKTQLTDHSIFVAFAPKENPKIAIAVFVENGYWGSRFAGKIATLMIEKYINGTISRTDLEKWILSHSLEHEYEKPYSGEPFKINRGTTLELVEPTVINHDHLLPSKPQI; encoded by the coding sequence ATGAGACAAATTTTATTATTTTTCACTATAATTACTGTCGGAGTTATATTTATATTCAGATTATTTTATCTTCAAATTTATAGCTCTACAGCAAACAATTTATACGAAGATAATGCCATACGTAAAGTTTACGATTATCCCAAAAGAGGCTTTGTTTACGACAGGAACGGCAACCTTTTGGTATCTAACCAATCTTCTTATGATGTTATGGTAATACCGCGTGAGGTGAAACCACTTGATACAGTTGAGTTTTGTAACCTTTTAAAAATAGACAAAGCTAAATTTATTAAAACGTACAAGAAAGCGTACCACTATTCTCCTCGATTGCCTTCGGTTTTCGTATCGCATTTATCAAAAGAAGACTACGCGGTGCTTCAAGAAAAAATGAGAAAATTTGAAGGATTTTACATTCAAAAACGATCCCTTCGTCATTATGAAGCTTCAATTGGCGCTAATGTATTAGGAGATATAGGTGAAGTTAATAATGCGATTATAAAAAAAGATCCTTATTACAAAATGGGAGATCTTATAGGAAAACAAGGTGTCGAATTATCTTATGAAGACGTCTTAAGAGGAAAAAAAGGCATTAAATTTATTCAGAAAAACCGATTTAATAAAAACATAGGGCCATATAAAAACGGTAAATTTGATACTTTACCCGTACCAGGAAAAGACATAACCATAACCATCGATGCCCAATTACAAGCTTATGGAGAGCAATTAATGCAGCATAAACGCGGCGGTATCATTGCCATAGAACCTAGTACAGGTGAAATCCTTACAATGATTTCTGCACCAACCTACGACCCTAATGCTCTAGTAGGAAGAAAGCGTTCTCAAAATTTCACAAAACTATATAATGATTCTATAGCAAAACCTACTTACGATAGAGGTTTGTTAGCACAATACCCTCCAGGATCACCCTTTAAAGTTTTAAATGCGCTTATTGGTTTACAAGAAGGTGTTGTCACTGCAGAAGATAAATTTACTTGTAATCACGGCTATAGCTACGGAAAAAATGAAAAAATGGGATGTCACAGCCACCCGAGTCCGTTAGCCATGGACATGGGAATTTATGAATCTTGTAATGCTTACTTTGCAAACGTATATAGACGTATAATTGAAAAATACGATTCGCCTTACGAAGGCATGAACGTTTGGAATAAACACGTCACGAGTTTTGGTCTTGGAGATTATTTAGGTTACGACCTTAAAATAGGCAGTCCTGGCCGTATACCTAGTGGAGATTTTTACGACAAATGGTATGGTAAAAACAGATGGCGCACAACCTTTACACTCTCAAATGCTATTGGACAAGGAGAAGTTGAAGCAACACCTATACAGCTAGCAAATATGGTTGCTGCAATTGCTAATCGTGGATATTTTTATACGCCTCACATTATAAAAACTATCGAAAATCAAGATATAGATGCACAGTATACTACACCAAGACATACTACTATAGATAAAGAAAATTTTGCTCCAGTAATACAAGGTATGTATGATGTTTATAATAAAGGTACTGCAGCTAGCTTACAAGTACAAGGAATAGAAATATGCGGTAAAACTGGAACTGCAGAAAATTTCACAAAAATAGACGGTGTAAAAACACAACTTACAGACCACTCTATTTTTGTGGCATTTGCTCCAAAAGAAAATCCAAAGATTGCTATAGCTGTATTTGTGGAAAACGGTTATTGGGGAAGTAGATTTGCAGGTAAAATAGCCACTTTAATGATTGAAAAATATATAAATGGCACCATTTCTAGAACAGATTTAGAAAAATGGATTTTAAGCCATAGTTTAGAGCATGAATACGAAAAACCATACTCTGGTGAACCTTTTAAAATTAATCGTGGTACTACACTAGAATTAGTAGAGCCAACAGTAATTAATCATGATCACTTACTACCCTCTAAACCTCAAATATGA
- the rodA gene encoding rod shape-determining protein RodA, with translation MIRETNRHFSFDWITIVIFMLLVGFGWINIISSSHVGETLDYFDFSQPYGKQLMFIGLTLGLIVVILAIEAKFYERFASVIYIISMLSLVGLFILGKNVNGATSWYGIGGMTIQPSEFAKAATALAVAKYVSDLQTDIRRFQDQIKTFIIILIPAFLILLQNDAGSTIVYGAFFFVLYREGLPQIYLTLAVSVVCISILSLKFGSIITSIIAAAIVFTHYFLSKKKPIIIQPIIITIIAIAMSIGVQFFYSSILQPHQKDRISLWLRLEKDPTKIAEMRRDILYNLYESEKAISSGGFKGRGFMEGTRTTGKFVPEQHTDYIFSTVGEEWGFIGSALVIICFILLMLRVLHLAELQKSQFSRIYGYAVASIMFLHFMINIGMVMGLIPTIGIPLPFFSYGGSGLWGFTILLFIFIKLDSNRINEW, from the coding sequence ATGATTAGAGAAACTAATAGACATTTTTCTTTTGATTGGATAACTATAGTTATTTTTATGTTACTCGTAGGCTTTGGATGGATTAATATAATCTCATCGTCTCACGTTGGAGAAACTTTAGACTATTTTGACTTTTCTCAGCCTTACGGAAAGCAGCTCATGTTTATTGGTCTAACCCTTGGACTAATTGTCGTGATTTTAGCTATAGAAGCAAAATTTTATGAACGTTTTGCGAGTGTAATATATATTATATCTATGCTCTCTTTGGTTGGCCTTTTTATTTTAGGTAAAAATGTTAATGGAGCAACATCTTGGTACGGCATTGGAGGTATGACTATACAACCTAGTGAGTTTGCAAAGGCTGCTACTGCATTAGCTGTAGCCAAATATGTAAGTGATTTACAAACAGATATTAGGCGGTTTCAAGATCAGATTAAAACCTTTATTATTATATTAATACCTGCATTTTTAATTCTATTACAAAACGATGCAGGGAGTACCATTGTCTATGGTGCTTTTTTCTTTGTATTATATAGGGAAGGCTTACCACAAATTTATTTAACATTAGCGGTAAGTGTAGTATGTATTTCTATTTTATCTTTGAAATTTGGATCTATAATTACTTCTATTATAGCGGCAGCAATTGTATTTACACACTACTTTTTAAGCAAAAAAAAACCTATTATTATACAACCAATAATCATTACCATAATTGCCATTGCAATGTCTATTGGTGTTCAATTTTTTTATAGTAGTATTCTTCAACCACACCAAAAGGACAGAATTAGTTTATGGCTTAGATTGGAAAAAGACCCAACCAAAATCGCAGAAATGCGTCGTGATATTTTATACAATTTATACGAATCTGAAAAAGCAATAAGTTCTGGTGGCTTTAAAGGTAGAGGGTTTATGGAAGGTACGCGTACTACAGGAAAGTTTGTTCCAGAGCAACATACAGATTATATTTTTAGTACCGTTGGTGAAGAATGGGGCTTTATTGGGAGTGCATTAGTTATTATATGCTTTATATTATTAATGCTACGAGTACTCCATCTTGCCGAACTTCAGAAGTCTCAATTTAGCCGGATTTATGGTTATGCAGTTGCATCTATCATGTTCCTCCATTTCATGATAAATATTGGAATGGTTATGGGACTTATACCAACTATTGGTATCCCCTTACCTTTCTTCAGTTATGGAGGTTCTGGGCTTTGGGGCTTCACAATTCTACTCTTTATTTTTATTAAGCTAGATTCAAATAGAATTAACGAATGGTAA
- a CDS encoding M20/M25/M40 family metallo-hydrolase, which translates to MSEKLSLFFLLLCFTFQIQSQNLSLKTTIKDHGENLNIEETLSKYIQFESISGNEIEAGKWFKSLCEQNGLYVQQMGDTNGNYNFTASIYPLDHNLPNIILLNHIDVVPAGDITKWEHNAFSGDITDTEIWGRGAFDNKGNGIMHLFSVIEILKKYGHTKMPYNVTLLAVSCEEKECNGGGAEYVIQNYLNTLNPIVVLGEGPPGFNGILDSKPNQNLFGISITNKRPLWLELSLEVKTSAHGSITPINYANKGMIKALDNLIEKRQKVVYNDINLNILKQLGQWETGIKSVALKHPRLFKIFIAPKLRHKPELLSLFSNSITLTSVDSHNSVINVIPDEVTALLDCRLLPHQTNEEFVAEVKKQLKNKRIKIKIIKESPIVPASNYESQFYINIKNAIEKNYPNAKTLSVSVPNYNDASFFRAQGINSFCFTPMQFDRHYLEYIHNVNERIPRGVLIPGTQTFIDVIESCFIQ; encoded by the coding sequence ATGAGCGAAAAGCTTAGTCTATTTTTCTTGTTATTATGTTTTACATTTCAAATTCAAAGTCAAAATTTATCTTTAAAAACAACAATTAAAGATCATGGTGAGAATTTAAATATAGAAGAAACTCTTAGTAAGTATATCCAATTTGAATCTATAAGCGGAAATGAAATTGAAGCTGGAAAATGGTTTAAATCGCTATGCGAACAAAATGGCTTATATGTTCAACAAATGGGAGATACTAATGGTAATTATAATTTTACCGCTTCTATTTACCCTTTAGATCACAATCTTCCAAATATTATTTTATTAAACCATATAGATGTTGTTCCTGCAGGAGATATTACTAAATGGGAACATAATGCATTTTCAGGAGATATCACAGACACCGAAATTTGGGGCAGGGGCGCGTTTGATAATAAAGGAAATGGAATCATGCATTTATTTAGCGTGATTGAAATTTTAAAAAAATACGGGCACACTAAAATGCCTTACAATGTAACTTTGCTAGCTGTATCTTGCGAAGAAAAAGAATGTAATGGCGGTGGTGCAGAATATGTCATTCAAAATTATTTAAACACTTTAAATCCTATAGTGGTATTAGGCGAAGGGCCTCCTGGATTTAATGGCATACTAGATTCTAAGCCCAATCAAAATTTATTTGGTATTTCTATTACCAATAAAAGACCACTATGGTTAGAATTATCTTTAGAAGTTAAAACCTCAGCTCATGGCTCTATTACACCTATAAATTATGCAAACAAAGGCATGATAAAAGCCTTAGATAACCTTATAGAAAAAAGACAAAAAGTTGTTTATAACGACATTAACTTAAACATATTAAAACAATTGGGACAATGGGAAACAGGTATAAAATCTGTTGCTTTAAAACACCCTAGATTATTTAAAATTTTTATTGCGCCTAAACTGAGACATAAACCAGAATTATTATCTTTATTTTCTAACTCCATCACACTGACTAGCGTAGATAGTCACAATAGTGTAATTAATGTTATTCCGGACGAGGTCACTGCATTATTAGACTGTAGGTTATTACCACACCAAACCAATGAAGAGTTTGTGGCAGAGGTTAAAAAACAACTTAAAAACAAACGCATTAAAATAAAAATAATTAAAGAATCTCCTATTGTACCTGCTTCAAATTATGAGTCGCAATTTTATATTAATATTAAAAATGCGATTGAAAAAAATTATCCTAATGCTAAAACTTTAAGCGTTTCAGTACCTAACTATAATGATGCTAGTTTTTTTAGAGCACAAGGTATAAATTCGTTTTGCTTTACTCCAATGCAATTTGACAGACATTATCTAGAGTACATTCACAACGTTAATGAACGTATTCCAAGAGGCGTTTTAATACCAGGAACACAAACTTTTATAGATGTTATAGAAAGTTGTTTTATACAATAA
- a CDS encoding 2-hydroxyacid dehydrogenase encodes MKVAFFSTKSYDISSFEKHNTGNHEIIFYESTLNTKTAKLTQGCDAVCAFVNDHLHERTIKLLSEYDVKLIAMRCAGFNNVDLKAAATENIKVVRVPAYSPMAVAEHASALILTLNRKTHKAYNRVREGNFSLERLTGFDLYKKTVGVVGTGKIGQYFIKIMKGYGCNVIAYDLYPNDAVKALGVSYVSMDELLEQSDIISLHCPLTEDTHHLIGKEAFSKMKKGAMLINTSRGALIDTVEAVEALKNKTLEYFGIDVYEQEEKLFFRDLSENIIMDDVISRLISFPNVLITSHQGFLTHEALDKIAEVTLGNLTAFETEEHLENEVAI; translated from the coding sequence ATGAAAGTAGCCTTTTTCAGCACAAAATCTTACGATATTTCTTCTTTTGAGAAACACAATACTGGTAATCATGAAATAATATTTTACGAAAGTACTCTAAACACTAAAACTGCAAAACTAACGCAAGGTTGCGATGCTGTTTGTGCATTTGTAAACGACCATTTACACGAACGTACAATAAAATTGTTAAGTGAATATGACGTAAAACTTATTGCGATGCGTTGTGCTGGATTTAATAATGTAGATCTAAAAGCAGCAGCTACCGAAAACATAAAAGTAGTACGTGTACCTGCCTACTCTCCTATGGCCGTTGCCGAACATGCTTCTGCCCTAATTTTAACCTTAAACAGAAAAACGCATAAAGCGTATAATCGTGTGCGTGAAGGTAATTTTTCATTAGAACGTTTAACCGGTTTCGATTTATACAAAAAAACTGTAGGTGTTGTTGGTACAGGAAAAATAGGGCAATATTTTATTAAAATAATGAAGGGTTATGGGTGTAATGTTATTGCTTACGATCTCTATCCAAACGATGCCGTTAAAGCTCTTGGCGTGTCTTATGTTTCTATGGATGAATTATTAGAACAGTCTGATATCATTTCATTACATTGTCCTTTAACAGAAGACACCCATCATTTAATTGGAAAAGAAGCTTTCTCTAAAATGAAAAAGGGAGCGATGTTAATTAATACAAGTCGTGGGGCCCTTATTGATACTGTTGAAGCTGTTGAAGCCTTAAAAAATAAAACTTTAGAATATTTCGGAATCGACGTTTACGAGCAAGAAGAGAAATTATTTTTCCGCGATTTGTCTGAAAATATTATTATGGATGATGTTATTTCGCGTTTAATTTCATTTCCTAATGTACTTATAACTTCGCACCAAGGGTTTCTAACTCATGAAGCATTAGATAAAATTGCTGAAGTCACATTAGGTAATCTCACTGCTTTTGAAACGGAAGAACATCTGGAAAACGAAGTTGCTATTTAA
- a CDS encoding VOC family protein translates to MSLGAFSISLNVQDIAISKQFYETLGFVVFAGDPEKNYLIMKNGETLIGLFQGMFDKNILTFNPGWDQNANTLEDFIDVRDIQKELKSKGITLSSEVDESTKGPGNIIVMDPDGNPILIDQHV, encoded by the coding sequence ATGTCTTTAGGAGCCTTTTCTATCAGTTTAAATGTACAAGATATTGCAATATCTAAACAATTTTATGAAACTTTAGGGTTTGTCGTGTTTGCTGGTGATCCAGAAAAAAATTATCTCATCATGAAAAATGGTGAAACTTTAATTGGTCTTTTTCAAGGCATGTTCGATAAAAACATTTTAACCTTTAACCCTGGTTGGGACCAAAATGCCAATACGCTTGAAGATTTTATTGATGTGAGAGACATTCAAAAAGAATTAAAATCGAAAGGAATTACCTTGTCTTCTGAAGTCGATGAATCCACCAAAGGTCCAGGAAATATTATTGTTATGGATCCCGACGGTAATCCTATTTTAATAGACCAACATGTGTAA
- a CDS encoding SDR family oxidoreductase, with product MNILLTGATGYIGQRLLPVLVAQGHHVICGVRDPKRFNPPETLATKIRIITIDLLNEESLKTIPEDIDAAYYLVHSMSASSAYQDLEKQSAIYFREAINNTQAKQVIYLSGIVNDKMLSEHLNSRQTVENELHKGKYSLTTLRAGIIIGSGSASFEIIRDLVEKLPIMITPRWLNTKCQPIGITDVISFLYQSLGKEETYDKNFDIGGPDILSYKEMLLQFAEARGLKRRIYIVPVMTPRLSSYWLYFVTSTSYKLAIALVDSMKVEVVCRDNKINTILNIAPISYKEALNKAFKKIETNEIISSWKDALSSGTMAINMSEFIQIPTHGCFIDKREKAFNNREACIDRIWRIGGETGWYYGNGLWKLRGFADKLSGGVGLRRGRTHLDQLFPGDALDFWRVLYANKEEGRLLLFAEMKLPGDAWLEFKIKDNVLQQTATFRPVGISGRLYWYSVLPFHGFIFKNMLKRLTA from the coding sequence ATGAACATACTTTTAACAGGAGCTACTGGATACATCGGCCAACGTCTATTACCCGTTTTGGTAGCGCAAGGACATCATGTAATTTGCGGTGTAAGAGACCCTAAACGTTTTAATCCGCCAGAGACTTTAGCTACTAAAATACGTATTATCACTATAGACCTTTTAAATGAAGAAAGCTTAAAAACTATTCCAGAAGATATAGATGCCGCTTACTACTTGGTACATTCCATGTCGGCCTCTAGTGCTTATCAAGATTTAGAAAAACAATCGGCTATATATTTTAGAGAAGCTATCAATAACACACAAGCTAAACAGGTCATTTATTTGAGTGGAATTGTTAATGATAAGATGCTTTCCGAGCATTTAAACTCCAGACAAACTGTAGAAAATGAACTACATAAAGGAAAATACAGTTTAACCACTTTACGAGCCGGCATAATAATTGGCTCTGGAAGTGCTTCTTTTGAAATTATACGCGATTTAGTCGAAAAGTTACCTATTATGATTACGCCGCGTTGGCTAAATACTAAATGTCAACCAATTGGGATTACAGATGTCATTTCCTTCTTATACCAATCATTAGGTAAGGAAGAAACTTACGACAAAAATTTTGATATTGGCGGACCAGACATACTCTCTTACAAAGAAATGCTCTTACAATTTGCAGAAGCCCGCGGATTAAAACGTCGCATTTACATCGTACCGGTAATGACGCCTCGCCTCTCTTCGTACTGGTTGTATTTTGTAACTTCTACCTCGTATAAACTTGCCATAGCATTAGTAGATAGCATGAAAGTTGAAGTAGTTTGTAGAGACAATAAAATTAACACCATTCTAAACATCGCGCCTATTTCTTATAAAGAAGCGTTAAACAAAGCCTTTAAAAAAATTGAAACCAACGAGATTATTTCCAGTTGGAAAGACGCGCTAAGTAGCGGAACTATGGCTATAAACATGTCGGAATTTATACAAATACCTACACATGGCTGTTTTATAGATAAACGTGAAAAAGCCTTTAATAACCGCGAAGCATGTATTGACCGTATTTGGCGTATTGGAGGAGAAACGGGTTGGTATTACGGTAATGGATTATGGAAATTAAGAGGTTTTGCAGATAAATTATCTGGTGGAGTTGGTTTACGCCGAGGTCGCACACATTTAGACCAACTTTTTCCCGGAGATGCTTTAGATTTTTGGCGCGTATTATATGCCAATAAAGAAGAAGGTCGTTTACTCTTGTTTGCTGAAATGAAATTACCGGGTGATGCTTGGCTAGAATTTAAAATAAAAGATAACGTATTACAACAAACGGCAACATTTAGACCTGTTGGAATCTCAGGGCGATTATATTGGTATAGCGTGTTACCATTTCATGGTTTTATATTTAAAAATATGCTAAAACGCCTAACAGCTTAA
- a CDS encoding cryptochrome/photolyase family protein, producing MTYTLFWFRRDLRLTDNTALVEALKHSKNVLPIFIFDENILNELAADDARVTFIYKKLELINSELKLHKSSLLCLKGNPLEVWKDLIKDYNIDAVYTNTDYEPYARTRDAEVETLLKTHNITFHNFKDHVIFEPQEVLKQDGQPYTVYTPYKNKWLEHFNGVTLNTDIQFKNLHQQQFDFPSLKSIGFKASTKAVRAYQLEHVSEYAKFRDFPNKDIGSYLGPHLRFGTVSIREIISELKPEDSTFLSELIWREFFIQILFHFPHVVHNNFRSKYDDIAWRNNEEEFKLWCEGKTGYPMVDAGMRQLNKTGYMHNRVRMVTAAFLCKHLLIHWTWGEAYFAKHLLDYELASNNGNWQWSAGTGCDAAPYFRIFNPITQLEKFDKNLEYVKTWIPEYGTDKYPEPIVEHKEARMRALDTYKAGIKD from the coding sequence ATGACATATACCTTATTTTGGTTTAGACGCGATTTAAGATTAACCGATAACACCGCACTTGTTGAAGCCTTAAAGCACAGCAAAAACGTATTGCCAATTTTTATTTTTGATGAAAATATTTTAAATGAATTAGCAGCAGATGATGCCCGAGTAACCTTTATTTACAAAAAATTAGAGCTTATAAATTCGGAATTAAAATTACATAAATCTTCACTATTATGTTTAAAAGGAAACCCTTTAGAGGTTTGGAAAGACCTAATAAAAGATTATAATATTGATGCTGTATATACCAATACAGATTACGAACCTTATGCCAGAACTCGAGATGCTGAAGTTGAAACACTATTAAAAACTCACAACATCACATTTCATAATTTTAAAGACCATGTTATTTTTGAACCTCAGGAAGTTTTAAAACAAGACGGACAACCTTATACAGTGTATACACCTTATAAAAACAAATGGTTAGAACATTTTAACGGTGTCACTCTAAATACAGATATACAATTTAAAAACTTACATCAACAGCAATTTGATTTTCCAAGTTTAAAATCTATCGGATTTAAAGCCTCCACTAAAGCGGTCAGAGCCTATCAGCTGGAACACGTTAGTGAATATGCTAAGTTTCGCGATTTCCCTAATAAAGATATTGGCAGCTATTTAGGGCCTCATTTACGTTTTGGCACAGTAAGTATTCGTGAAATTATTTCAGAATTGAAACCTGAGGACAGTACGTTTTTAAGCGAGCTAATTTGGAGAGAATTCTTTATACAAATCTTATTTCATTTTCCGCATGTAGTGCACAACAATTTTAGAAGTAAATACGACGATATTGCATGGCGAAATAATGAAGAAGAATTTAAACTCTGGTGCGAGGGTAAAACCGGATACCCAATGGTAGATGCTGGAATGCGACAATTAAATAAAACGGGATATATGCATAATCGGGTACGTATGGTAACCGCTGCTTTTCTGTGTAAACACTTACTGATACATTGGACTTGGGGTGAAGCGTATTTTGCTAAGCATTTGCTTGATTACGAATTGGCTTCAAATAATGGCAATTGGCAATGGTCTGCTGGAACAGGTTGTGATGCGGCACCATACTTTAGAATTTTTAATCCGATAACTCAATTAGAAAAATTCGATAAAAATCTTGAATATGTAAAAACATGGATTCCAGAATACGGCACAGATAAATATCCTGAACCTATAGTAGAACATAAAGAAGCTCGAATGCGCGCACTAGACACTTATAAAGCAGGAATAAAAGATTAA
- a CDS encoding lycopene cyclase domain-containing protein: MKPFTYLLIDFACISIPLIASFYPKHAFYKHWPAFFKANSLITIFFLIWDYAFTEMEVWGFNPEYLTGLYIANLPLEEVLFFICIPFCCVFSYFAFTYLVRTSPFKHTQTKITNVLILVFGLLTMFYLEHWYTATACGFTTLFLGYLKLKKVDLSYHYLTYLFILPFFFASNGLLTGSFLEAPIVWYNDAENMGIRLFTIPVEDSIYGLLLIFLNIEGFRYFKSR, translated from the coding sequence ATGAAGCCGTTTACGTATTTGTTAATAGATTTTGCTTGTATATCTATCCCGCTTATTGCAAGTTTTTATCCCAAACATGCCTTTTATAAACATTGGCCGGCTTTTTTTAAAGCTAATAGTTTAATTACGATATTTTTTCTAATTTGGGATTATGCATTTACAGAAATGGAAGTCTGGGGATTTAACCCAGAGTATTTAACAGGACTATATATAGCTAATTTACCATTAGAGGAAGTTCTATTCTTTATTTGTATTCCGTTTTGTTGTGTGTTCTCTTATTTTGCCTTTACCTATCTTGTTAGAACATCTCCTTTTAAACATACTCAAACTAAAATTACAAACGTGTTAATTTTAGTTTTTGGTCTGCTTACTATGTTTTATTTAGAGCATTGGTATACCGCAACAGCTTGTGGTTTTACAACTTTGTTTTTAGGCTATCTAAAATTGAAAAAGGTTGATTTATCCTATCATTATCTCACTTATCTATTTATACTACCATTCTTTTTTGCAAGCAATGGTTTGCTTACGGGGTCGTTTTTAGAAGCTCCTATTGTTTGGTATAATGATGCTGAAAATATGGGCATTCGGTTATTCACTATTCCTGTTGAAGATAGTATATATGGGTTACTCCTTATATTCTTAAATATTGAAGGATTTAGATACTTTAAATCGAGATAG
- a CDS encoding sterol desaturase family protein, whose amino-acid sequence MQIVLYIIVTLATFLIMEGITWLTHKYIMHGFLWYLHADHHQPKYPHVFEKNDAFFVIFAIPSIALLYFGIRPELNVLFFIGLGIMFYGIAYFLVHDVLIHQRFKWFSKTKNKYLIALRKAHKVHHKHLGKEDGECFGMLNVPKKYHEQYKKK is encoded by the coding sequence ATGCAAATAGTATTATATATTATTGTAACATTGGCCACATTTTTAATAATGGAAGGCATTACGTGGTTAACACATAAATATATTATGCATGGTTTTTTATGGTATTTACATGCCGACCATCATCAGCCTAAATATCCACATGTATTCGAAAAGAACGATGCATTTTTTGTGATTTTTGCCATTCCTAGTATTGCATTACTTTACTTTGGTATACGCCCAGAATTAAACGTTTTGTTTTTTATAGGGTTAGGAATTATGTTTTACGGCATTGCTTATTTTTTAGTACATGATGTTTTAATACACCAACGTTTTAAATGGTTCAGTAAAACCAAAAACAAATATTTAATTGCGTTAAGAAAGGCGCATAAAGTACATCATAAGCATTTAGGAAAAGAAGATGGCGAGTGTTTTGGCATGCTAAACGTTCCAAAAAAATACCATGAGCAATACAAGAAAAAATGA
- a CDS encoding phytoene/squalene synthase family protein: protein MKALFDTSSLKCSKIITKEYSTSFSWGIQLFAPSIRPHIYAIYGFVRYADEIVDSFEAYNQEALFYEFVADYHKALERKISLNPIINAFQEVVRNYNLQTYVEDFLKRMECDLKVTEYDTDEAYKNYIYGSADVVGLMCLRVFVNNDEAQFNALKNSAKYLGSAFQKVNFLRDIKDDTEVLGRSYFPNVNKNGLTNMAKEDIIKDIESDFNEAYKGIVQLPMESRLGVYLAYKYYLKLLHKLKRLDSKRLLYERIRISNPLKLVILTKAYIRYKLNVI from the coding sequence ATGAAGGCACTTTTCGACACATCTAGTTTAAAATGTAGTAAAATAATTACTAAAGAATATAGTACTTCATTTTCTTGGGGTATTCAATTATTTGCACCATCTATACGTCCGCATATTTACGCTATTTATGGTTTTGTACGTTATGCCGATGAAATTGTAGACTCTTTTGAAGCATACAATCAAGAAGCATTATTTTACGAATTTGTAGCCGATTATCATAAGGCATTAGAACGTAAAATAAGTTTAAATCCTATAATTAATGCTTTTCAAGAGGTTGTAAGAAATTATAACTTACAAACGTATGTAGAAGATTTTCTTAAACGAATGGAGTGCGACTTAAAGGTAACTGAATATGATACAGACGAAGCTTATAAAAATTATATTTATGGGTCTGCTGATGTCGTTGGATTAATGTGCTTGCGCGTGTTTGTAAATAACGACGAAGCTCAGTTTAATGCTTTAAAAAATTCTGCCAAATATTTGGGTTCTGCTTTTCAAAAAGTAAACTTTTTAAGAGATATCAAAGACGATACAGAAGTGTTGGGACGGTCTTATTTTCCGAATGTAAATAAAAACGGACTAACAAATATGGCTAAAGAAGATATTATAAAAGATATAGAATCTGATTTTAATGAAGCTTACAAAGGTATAGTGCAATTACCTATGGAAAGCAGATTGGGTGTGTATTTGGCATATAAGTATTATTTAAAATTATTGCACAAATTAAAACGTTTAGATTCTAAACGATTATTATATGAACGAATTCGTATCTCAAATCCATTAAAATTGGTTATTTTAACCAAAGCATATATAAGATACAAACTCAATGTTATTTAA